A region of Halalkaliarchaeum desulfuricum DNA encodes the following proteins:
- a CDS encoding IclR family transcriptional regulator has translation MRAESPESTLDTTERSLELLEAIKRREGATMTELAEELSLAVSTVFKHLATLDAKGYLIKEGDTYHVGFRFLNLGEHARTRLPGNQAIDEAVHRLAEETTEEVDFIVEDHGRIITVSESYHKWVKYAEGGSNGYRARMGTYYPIHTTASGKAILATYSRERVNAILDVRGMAAPTENTITDREELFEELERTRDRGFAIGDEEYTEGLRSVGMAVLDDAGNTVGSMSVSGPSYRLTGDVLRERIPASLRDVVEELEAEIATAVGTD, from the coding sequence ATGCGCGCTGAATCCCCGGAAAGCACACTCGACACGACAGAACGATCGCTCGAACTGCTCGAGGCGATCAAGCGTCGCGAGGGGGCGACGATGACCGAACTCGCCGAGGAACTCTCGCTGGCGGTGAGTACGGTGTTCAAACACCTCGCGACGCTGGACGCGAAGGGGTACCTGATCAAGGAGGGGGACACGTATCACGTCGGCTTCCGGTTTCTCAACCTCGGTGAACACGCCCGAACGCGGCTGCCTGGAAACCAGGCGATCGACGAGGCGGTCCACCGACTCGCCGAGGAGACGACCGAGGAAGTGGATTTCATCGTCGAGGATCACGGCCGGATCATCACGGTCTCGGAGTCGTACCACAAGTGGGTCAAGTACGCCGAAGGGGGTTCCAACGGCTACCGCGCCCGGATGGGGACGTACTACCCGATCCACACGACCGCCTCGGGCAAGGCGATCCTGGCGACGTACTCTCGCGAGCGTGTGAATGCGATCCTCGACGTCCGGGGGATGGCGGCCCCCACCGAGAACACGATCACCGACAGGGAAGAACTGTTCGAGGAACTCGAACGGACGCGCGATCGGGGCTTTGCGATCGGCGACGAGGAGTACACCGAGGGGCTCCGCAGTGTCGGGATGGCGGTTCTCGACGATGCAGGGAACACCGTCGGATCGATGAGCGTCTCGGGGCCGAGCTATCGTCTCACCGGCGACGTCCTCCGGGAACGCATCCCAGCGTCACTCCGGGACGTCGTCGAGGAACTGGAAGCAGAAATCGCTACAGCAGTCGGAACCGACTGA
- a CDS encoding aldehyde dehydrogenase family protein, whose translation MAAPHGETAMRERHVSAHEDATEGIEFSAWIGGDHYRTEEGVETRDPAIDEPILAVPRCRPEDVDTAVEAAWDAFDAEWASTTPRERSNLLFEWIDVLEDHVDELALLECLDTGKPMAQARGEVEGAIDTLEYYASVCRAQRADQVPAGEDLHLYTKHEPYGVVGQIVPWNFPMWAAAWKLGPALAAGNATVLKPSTDSPLTTIRIAQLSKGILPDGVLNVVTGSGSEAGSAIVEHDEIRKVSFTGSTAVGSGVMHGAADRVAPVTLELGGKSPFVVFPDADLDRVADAVADGIFYSTGEICDAFSRALVHEDILEEFTERFVEKAESYVLGDPLDEETTMGPLTSKNQFETVTGYIETGTKEAELLCGGGRPDDPELADGWYVEPTVFGDVKNSDTIAQEEIFGPVQTIIPFSSYEEAIELANDTRYGLAAGIGTERTSLVHNAASDIDAGLIYVNEYGPILPEAPYGGFKESGVGKDLGLEALEHYRQTKSVYVNLSEPTL comes from the coding sequence ATGGCAGCGCCACACGGAGAGACAGCCATGCGCGAGCGACACGTATCTGCACACGAGGATGCGACCGAGGGAATCGAGTTTTCCGCCTGGATCGGTGGGGACCACTACCGGACCGAAGAGGGCGTCGAAACCCGCGACCCCGCGATCGACGAGCCGATCCTCGCGGTCCCGCGGTGTCGGCCCGAAGACGTCGATACCGCCGTCGAGGCCGCCTGGGACGCCTTCGATGCCGAATGGGCGTCCACGACGCCCCGGGAACGGTCGAATCTGCTGTTCGAATGGATCGACGTCCTCGAAGATCACGTCGATGAGCTCGCACTTCTCGAGTGTCTCGACACCGGCAAGCCGATGGCGCAGGCCCGCGGCGAGGTCGAGGGCGCGATCGACACCCTGGAGTACTACGCGTCGGTGTGTCGCGCCCAGCGGGCCGATCAGGTCCCGGCGGGCGAGGATCTTCACCTGTACACGAAACACGAGCCGTACGGCGTCGTCGGCCAGATCGTCCCGTGGAACTTCCCGATGTGGGCGGCCGCCTGGAAGCTCGGCCCGGCGCTTGCGGCCGGCAACGCCACCGTGCTCAAGCCCTCCACGGACAGCCCCCTCACCACGATCCGGATCGCACAGCTTTCAAAGGGAATCCTCCCGGACGGCGTGCTCAACGTCGTGACCGGGTCGGGCAGCGAGGCGGGAAGCGCGATCGTCGAACACGACGAGATCCGAAAGGTATCCTTCACGGGGAGCACAGCGGTCGGGTCGGGCGTCATGCACGGTGCCGCCGATCGCGTCGCACCCGTAACCCTCGAGCTGGGCGGGAAGTCCCCGTTCGTCGTCTTTCCGGACGCCGACCTCGACCGGGTCGCGGACGCGGTCGCCGACGGGATCTTCTACAGCACCGGCGAGATCTGTGACGCTTTTTCCCGCGCGCTCGTCCACGAGGACATACTCGAGGAGTTCACCGAACGGTTCGTCGAGAAGGCCGAGTCGTACGTCCTCGGGGATCCCCTCGACGAGGAAACCACGATGGGGCCGCTCACCTCAAAGAACCAGTTCGAAACGGTGACCGGCTACATCGAAACCGGCACGAAGGAAGCCGAACTGCTGTGCGGGGGCGGCCGTCCGGACGACCCCGAACTCGCGGACGGCTGGTACGTGGAGCCGACAGTTTTCGGAGACGTGAAAAACAGCGACACGATCGCTCAGGAGGAGATCTTCGGGCCGGTCCAGACGATCATCCCGTTTTCGAGCTACGAGGAGGCGATCGAACTGGCGAACGACACCCGGTACGGGCTGGCCGCCGGAATCGGCACCGAGCGGACGTCGCTGGTTCACAACGCCGCAAGCGACATCGACGCCGGGCTGATCTACGTCAACGAGTACGGGCCGATCCTGCCGGAAGCGCCCTACGGCGGGTTCAAGGAGTCAGGTGTCGGCAAGGACCTCGGGCTGGAGGCACTGGAACACTACCGGCAGACGAAATCCGTCTACGTCAACCTCTCTGAACCGACGCTGTAG
- a CDS encoding iron-containing alcohol dehydrogenase has translation MSFGEYTLSFPIWVEFGNGKSERVGPLVDSQNWESVLVVTDEGIREVGLLDGIEESLDGAGIDYVVYDGVEPNPTASMVEEATEVLESESCDAVVAVGGGSVMDVGKGASLMTTNPGDITDYEVKSADDVMEAPIQTDPLPLVTVPTTAGTGSEVDYWAVITDEERDFKMALGQPPLYPGGPYLGAEIALVDPELTASLPPRQTAATGFDAFSHALENHVSSARPPVVEPLTYNVMELVSANLVEAYEEGTMASRERMMFASNVAGICENFAGFGAIHSLAEVTGGMYPEIPHGEAIAAFTPAVMRYNLEEVPDRYAEVAQAMGVDVSGLSEEEAAREAVAAVEELIAAVDLPESLAELGVEENDLPEIAENALYTIEIHDNPRDADAEDLLAIARDAY, from the coding sequence ATGAGTTTCGGCGAATACACGCTCTCGTTCCCGATCTGGGTGGAGTTCGGCAACGGCAAAAGCGAACGCGTGGGCCCGCTCGTCGACTCCCAGAACTGGGAGTCGGTACTGGTCGTCACCGACGAAGGTATTCGGGAGGTCGGGCTGCTCGACGGGATCGAGGAGTCGCTCGACGGGGCGGGAATCGACTACGTCGTCTACGACGGGGTCGAGCCCAATCCGACGGCGTCGATGGTCGAGGAGGCGACCGAGGTGCTCGAATCCGAGAGCTGTGACGCGGTCGTGGCCGTCGGCGGCGGCAGCGTGATGGACGTCGGCAAGGGCGCGTCGCTGATGACGACTAATCCCGGAGACATCACCGACTACGAGGTCAAGTCCGCCGACGACGTGATGGAGGCGCCGATCCAGACGGATCCGCTGCCACTGGTGACGGTCCCGACGACTGCCGGCACCGGAAGCGAGGTCGACTACTGGGCGGTCATCACCGACGAGGAGCGCGACTTCAAGATGGCGCTGGGGCAGCCGCCGCTGTATCCGGGCGGGCCGTACCTCGGTGCGGAGATTGCGCTGGTGGATCCCGAACTGACGGCATCGCTGCCACCCCGCCAGACGGCTGCGACCGGGTTCGACGCGTTCTCGCACGCCCTGGAGAACCACGTCTCCTCGGCCCGGCCGCCGGTGGTGGAGCCGCTCACGTACAACGTGATGGAACTGGTTTCTGCGAACCTGGTGGAGGCCTACGAGGAGGGGACGATGGCCTCGCGCGAGCGGATGATGTTCGCCTCCAACGTGGCGGGGATCTGTGAAAACTTCGCCGGCTTCGGGGCGATCCACTCGCTTGCGGAGGTGACCGGCGGGATGTACCCCGAGATCCCCCACGGGGAGGCGATCGCTGCCTTCACGCCGGCCGTGATGCGGTACAACCTCGAGGAAGTGCCCGATCGGTACGCCGAGGTCGCCCAGGCGATGGGTGTGGACGTCTCCGGGCTTTCCGAGGAAGAGGCCGCCCGCGAGGCAGTCGCCGCAGTCGAGGAGCTGATCGCGGCGGTCGACCTGCCCGAGAGCCTCGCAGAGTTGGGCGTCGAGGAGAACGATCTCCCGGAGATCGCCGAAAACGCGCTGTACACGATCGAGATCCACGACAATCCCCGCGACGCCGACGCCGAGGATCTCCTTGCGATTGCCAGGGATGCCTACTGA
- a CDS encoding glycerophosphodiester phosphodiesterase, with the protein MGRSQIQTGRRRPHGVPALRIGHRGCADQYPENTVTAIEQSAPHLDGFEIDVRQCGSGELVVFHGETLDRVTDGTGRVDETPLEKLQELDVLGSGASIPTLTELLSAVPDGLSVNLELKERGIVDEVLEVCRNADVEVLYSTFFVRVLHELREADETAPIGVLCHEGVDDRLALAEELEAVAFHPSVELALETDVVEAAHDRGLAVNVWAAETESEVRRLRERNVDGIIADRWDVF; encoded by the coding sequence ATGGGGCGAAGTCAGATCCAGACCGGGCGGCGCCGGCCTCACGGTGTACCGGCTTTACGAATCGGCCACCGCGGCTGTGCGGACCAGTATCCGGAGAACACTGTTACGGCAATCGAGCAGTCGGCACCACACCTGGACGGCTTCGAGATCGACGTCCGCCAGTGTGGCTCCGGTGAGCTCGTCGTCTTCCACGGCGAAACGCTCGATCGGGTGACCGACGGAACCGGTCGCGTCGACGAAACCCCACTCGAGAAGCTCCAGGAGCTCGACGTCCTCGGGTCGGGAGCGTCGATTCCAACTCTCACGGAATTGCTTTCGGCGGTGCCCGACGGGCTCTCGGTCAACCTCGAGCTGAAGGAGCGAGGAATCGTCGACGAGGTGCTGGAGGTCTGTCGCAACGCCGACGTCGAGGTGCTGTACTCGACGTTTTTCGTCCGTGTGCTGCACGAACTCCGGGAAGCCGACGAAACGGCACCGATCGGAGTGCTGTGTCACGAGGGGGTCGATGATCGGCTCGCACTCGCCGAGGAGCTCGAGGCCGTCGCGTTCCACCCGTCAGTCGAACTGGCTCTCGAAACCGACGTCGTCGAGGCGGCACACGACCGCGGGCTTGCAGTGAACGTCTGGGCTGCAGAAACCGAATCCGAGGTCCGCCGGCTCCGCGAGCGAAACGTCGATGGGATCATCGCCGATCGGTGGGACGTTTTTTAA
- a CDS encoding MgtC/SapB family protein encodes MPVEIANVFDVPEVLLQFLVAFAIGGLIGLEREKEEEKYAGLRTLALLCGSGPVIVYYGELSGYPQLTGLYLTLALVLAIGVAAVRYSVAREDLGFTTSVTVFLVALLGVLVGYGRYVEASSIAIITVFVLAKKRHMRSYVENLTYQELTDSLKLAALVFILYPILPTEPIDPYGVVSLREVLVFAIFVLLIEFAAYVSMRQFGGSKGLQITGLLAGMANSFATAAVMARMANQSKEALDSASSGIMLSVISMIVRNVGLASILAFAIFWTIWQPAVVMIVIGFAIAYVLFQWGEQYDDFDIEIDSPFSFRSAAKFAAIYIAITVVSVAAQELFGDVGLLATAYTGGLVSSAAVSVSAATVYNQGAASVEAAGGMVMLGIMASLTSKIVLVELINGRMRLKAMLPMTIVGIVGLGIYLLLSFL; translated from the coding sequence ATGCCGGTCGAAATAGCGAACGTGTTCGACGTACCCGAGGTCCTCTTGCAGTTCCTCGTGGCGTTCGCTATCGGCGGGCTGATCGGTCTAGAGCGTGAAAAAGAAGAGGAAAAGTACGCCGGACTGCGTACACTGGCGCTCCTGTGTGGATCCGGCCCGGTGATCGTCTACTACGGCGAGCTCAGCGGGTACCCCCAGCTCACCGGTCTCTATCTCACGTTGGCGCTCGTCCTCGCGATAGGGGTCGCAGCCGTGCGCTACAGCGTTGCCAGGGAAGATCTCGGCTTCACCACGTCGGTTACGGTGTTTCTCGTTGCGCTTCTCGGCGTCCTCGTGGGATACGGGCGATACGTCGAAGCCTCCTCGATTGCGATCATCACCGTGTTCGTCCTCGCCAAGAAGCGCCATATGCGGTCGTACGTGGAGAACCTCACCTACCAGGAACTTACTGATTCCCTGAAGCTGGCCGCGCTGGTGTTCATCCTGTACCCGATACTCCCGACCGAACCGATCGACCCCTACGGCGTCGTGAGCCTCCGAGAAGTCCTGGTTTTTGCGATCTTCGTTTTGCTGATCGAGTTTGCCGCGTACGTTTCGATGCGTCAGTTCGGGGGTTCGAAGGGACTCCAGATCACGGGCCTGCTTGCGGGGATGGCCAATTCGTTCGCTACAGCTGCGGTGATGGCGCGGATGGCGAACCAGTCCAAAGAAGCCCTGGATTCCGCCTCCTCGGGAATTATGCTGTCAGTGATCTCGATGATCGTTCGCAACGTCGGACTGGCGTCGATCCTCGCGTTCGCGATCTTCTGGACGATTTGGCAGCCGGCAGTTGTGATGATCGTCATCGGGTTCGCGATCGCGTACGTACTGTTTCAGTGGGGTGAGCAGTACGACGATTTCGACATCGAGATCGACTCCCCCTTCTCCTTCAGGTCGGCCGCGAAGTTCGCCGCCATCTACATCGCGATCACGGTCGTCTCCGTCGCCGCCCAGGAACTGTTCGGCGACGTCGGCTTGCTTGCGACGGCGTACACGGGCGGACTGGTGTCCTCAGCCGCGGTGTCGGTGTCGGCGGCGACGGTGTACAATCAGGGGGCAGCGAGCGTCGAGGCAGCCGGCGGCATGGTGATGCTCGGAATCATGGCCAGCCTCACCTCGAAGATCGTCCTCGTGGAACTGATCAACGGCCGGATGCGATTGAAGGCCATGCTGCCGATGACGATCGTCGGGATCGTCGGCCTGGGCATCTACCTGCTGCTTTCGTTCCTCTGA
- a CDS encoding FAD-dependent oxidoreductase, giving the protein MDAQFVTAGGHFHPDDPDVDPDDPSSFSDSVDLEWATDAMDALVEMADYFGPETRVAEGWSGVYAISPSNHPIIEESVPGLVNDIAHSGRAFMHAPATGQIVADLVVDGETNLVDRTALQTDDGVDTRGQLPIPYQADMY; this is encoded by the coding sequence CTGGACGCTCAGTTCGTCACCGCTGGCGGGCACTTCCACCCGGACGATCCGGACGTCGACCCCGATGACCCGAGCTCGTTCAGCGACAGCGTCGACCTCGAGTGGGCGACCGACGCGATGGACGCCCTCGTGGAGATGGCCGACTACTTCGGCCCCGAAACCCGCGTCGCGGAGGGGTGGTCGGGCGTGTACGCGATCTCCCCGAGCAATCACCCGATCATCGAGGAGAGCGTTCCGGGCCTCGTAAACGACATCGCCCACTCCGGGCGGGCGTTCATGCACGCGCCAGCGACCGGACAGATCGTCGCGGACCTGGTCGTCGACGGAGAAACCAACCTCGTCGACCGGACCGCATTACAAACCGACGACGGTGTCGACACGCGGGGACAGCTTCCGATCCCGTACCAGGCGGACATGTACTAA
- the rdfA gene encoding rod-determining factor RdfA, producing the protein MGTETADRPDSKVARVIEEYDLDGWGDRLEAEWLGIDGERTSLRDLADQFNRAVLEATLRDAGVVAIEYDVESTYRILTDEDVPRADVLRKERELEREGIDVDDLRGDFVTHQAVHSYLRDYREAELENRSIDPEQKVETLQRLEGRTAAVAQSTLDGLVRSGEVTDREYELFVEVRAVCEECGRDYALVDLVRDGGCGCDAG; encoded by the coding sequence ATGGGAACGGAAACGGCTGATCGCCCCGACAGTAAGGTTGCCCGCGTCATCGAGGAGTACGATCTCGACGGCTGGGGTGACCGTCTGGAGGCGGAGTGGCTCGGGATCGACGGAGAACGGACCAGTCTCCGGGATCTCGCGGATCAGTTCAACCGCGCCGTGCTGGAGGCGACGCTCCGGGACGCCGGCGTGGTCGCCATCGAGTACGATGTCGAGAGCACCTACCGGATTCTCACGGACGAGGACGTCCCCCGGGCGGACGTCCTGCGGAAAGAGCGGGAACTCGAACGGGAGGGGATCGACGTCGATGATCTCCGGGGAGACTTCGTCACACACCAGGCCGTCCATTCGTATCTCCGAGACTACCGGGAGGCCGAACTCGAGAATCGGTCGATCGATCCCGAACAGAAGGTAGAGACCCTCCAGCGGCTGGAGGGGCGTACCGCCGCAGTCGCCCAGTCTACGCTCGATGGACTCGTCCGCTCCGGTGAGGTCACCGACCGGGAGTACGAACTGTTCGTGGAAGTCCGGGCGGTTTGCGAGGAGTGTGGCCGCGATTACGCGCTGGTCGACCTAGTTCGCGACGGTGGCTGCGGCTGCGACGCGGGATAA
- a CDS encoding arsenate-mycothiol transferase ArsC, with amino-acid sequence MTQPDDTPTIESTEPTNGSVPTSDPESIATDPVTLAFVCVQNAGRSQMAAAFARRERDRRGLRGRVRIVTGGTRPADAVHEVVVDAMYERGIDIADRTPREITPAELEAVDIVVTMGCSASGICPATWNGEGRDWDLDDPHGRPLEDVVRIREEIERLVEDLFDEIEADAGRSS; translated from the coding sequence ACGGTTCGGTTCCGACGAGTGACCCGGAGTCGATCGCGACCGATCCTGTCACGCTCGCGTTCGTCTGCGTGCAGAACGCGGGCCGGAGCCAGATGGCCGCCGCCTTCGCCCGTCGCGAGCGGGACCGGCGCGGGTTGCGGGGACGCGTCCGGATCGTCACCGGCGGCACTCGCCCCGCCGACGCCGTCCACGAGGTCGTCGTCGACGCGATGTACGAACGCGGGATCGACATCGCGGATCGAACGCCCCGGGAGATCACGCCCGCCGAACTGGAGGCCGTCGACATCGTCGTTACGATGGGCTGTTCCGCCTCGGGTATCTGTCCGGCGACCTGGAACGGAGAGGGCAGGGACTGGGATCTCGACGATCCACACGGTCGACCGCTCGAGGACGTAGTGCGGATCCGCGAGGAGATCGAACGACTCGTCGAGGATCTGTTCGACGAGATCGAAGCCGATGCCGGTCGATCCTCGTGA
- a CDS encoding BCCT family transporter — MNFWKLFGLENAETNEKLLFFLTGAGLIALGTIGIASPQWFNDAMLGAYDWVLHNFGWWFMILGFALLMFSAFMAFSRYGEIRIGGEDATPEFGLFGWIAMVFTVGYSGSIIIWGVGEPASIMAYPPPEPWPVQSSLESLSLSFMYIHEVFPGLAMWYPPFALAFALTIYNKNVSRYKISSMLRPLLGNDDYGKLYWFVDLASLIAIVGGIAATMGFSAQVFTALLDDVFALPGSQLTYVLFGIIGLVFLADVWLGLHKGLQNAAKITVILAMVSAGALLVVGPTLSMINIGLDATGVWLNNMFRLSFYTDPTTAGDWGHYWTSFWWAWWAAWGIFVGSFVARVSKGRTIRETFVVLVGVPGVLLWMQHGIIGGWVLSPGFAEPVSNAVASDGIPAGIVEALSLTQFGVLIAVLFVLVITGYVITSLDSTVFILSSITLGTENPNPRNRAWWGVLLAFVGVMTIELPLFEAMQAFPVVLAFPFTVFIVAIAAASYIAARDYYRETLDGTAEDTLVTQRAPQDSQEPAAEDD; from the coding sequence ATGAACTTCTGGAAACTGTTCGGACTGGAGAACGCAGAGACGAACGAGAAACTCCTGTTTTTCCTCACGGGAGCAGGGTTGATCGCGCTTGGAACGATCGGTATCGCGAGCCCGCAGTGGTTCAACGACGCGATGCTCGGCGCCTACGACTGGGTGCTGCATAACTTCGGGTGGTGGTTCATGATTCTCGGGTTCGCGTTGCTCATGTTCTCGGCGTTCATGGCGTTTTCGAGGTACGGGGAGATCCGTATCGGTGGGGAGGACGCAACCCCCGAGTTCGGCCTGTTCGGCTGGATCGCGATGGTGTTTACCGTCGGATACAGCGGATCGATCATCATCTGGGGAGTCGGCGAACCGGCCTCGATCATGGCGTACCCCCCGCCAGAGCCGTGGCCGGTGCAGTCCTCGCTCGAATCGCTCTCGCTTTCCTTTATGTACATCCACGAGGTCTTCCCGGGGCTCGCGATGTGGTACCCACCGTTCGCGCTCGCGTTCGCGCTGACGATCTACAACAAGAACGTCAGCAGGTACAAGATCAGTTCGATGCTCCGGCCGCTCCTGGGTAACGACGACTACGGCAAACTCTACTGGTTCGTCGATCTCGCCTCGTTGATCGCCATCGTCGGCGGAATCGCGGCCACGATGGGCTTTTCGGCCCAGGTGTTCACCGCGCTGCTCGATGACGTGTTCGCCCTCCCCGGGTCCCAGCTCACGTACGTGCTTTTCGGCATCATCGGGCTGGTGTTTCTCGCCGACGTCTGGCTGGGGCTTCACAAGGGGCTCCAGAACGCCGCGAAGATCACGGTGATTCTGGCGATGGTTTCTGCGGGGGCGTTGCTGGTCGTCGGTCCGACGCTGTCGATGATCAACATCGGGCTGGACGCGACGGGGGTCTGGCTGAACAACATGTTCCGACTGTCGTTTTACACTGATCCGACCACCGCCGGTGACTGGGGTCACTACTGGACCAGTTTCTGGTGGGCCTGGTGGGCCGCCTGGGGGATCTTTGTCGGCAGCTTCGTCGCTCGCGTGTCCAAGGGTCGGACGATCCGCGAGACGTTCGTCGTCTTGGTGGGCGTTCCGGGCGTGCTCCTCTGGATGCAACACGGAATCATCGGCGGTTGGGTGCTCTCACCCGGCTTCGCCGAGCCCGTCTCGAACGCCGTCGCTTCCGATGGCATTCCCGCTGGGATCGTCGAGGCGCTGAGTCTCACGCAGTTTGGGGTGCTCATCGCGGTGCTGTTCGTGCTGGTGATCACCGGCTACGTCATCACCTCGCTCGACTCCACCGTGTTCATCCTGTCGTCGATCACGCTCGGCACCGAAAACCCCAATCCGCGCAACCGGGCGTGGTGGGGCGTGCTGCTCGCGTTCGTCGGCGTGATGACGATCGAGCTTCCGCTGTTCGAGGCGATGCAGGCGTTCCCGGTGGTGCTCGCGTTCCCCTTTACGGTGTTCATCGTGGCGATTGCGGCTGCCAGCTATATCGCCGCCCGTGACTACTACCGCGAGACGCTGGACGGCACCGCGGAGGACACCCTCGTGACCCAGCGGGCGCCACAGGATTCACAGGAACCCGCCGCAGAGGACGATTGA
- a CDS encoding archaea-specific SMC-related protein, protein MSSQESVDETLSVTAENVGGIDRTEVTLPSGVAVLTGRNATNRTSFLQALMAAFGSEKPSLKADADEGSVELQLGSETYTRTLTRRNGTVAFGGDPYFEDPELADLFAFLLEDNEARRAIQRGDDLREVIMRPVDTAEIERQIDELETEKREIDQEISRLERFEEDLPELESKKRSLETELEETREELAEVESELEGLDADIEESRTRKEELEELFSEIRDAQSRLEDVEFEIETERATIQELSAEREELRADTGDALDDDRSVEQLEGRIEELRDRKRALDGTIGKLQSVISFNEELLEGDDATVERVFQAADAADRTDDGAITDELLSADTTVCWTCGSEVEVDRIDGTLDRLRDLRKDQLSQRNELEERIDDLTTERKQLRQQQRQQERNERRLERIETELESSRERIETLEEKREALESEIEELEAQTDSFEETDYSEVLDRHRKANRLELEVGRLENELQSVVDDIQERENATDAREELSTRREEITDDLADLRTRVDRLEAEAVESFNEHIDAILEILEYENIDRIWIDRREETVREGRRSVERTAFDLHVVRSADGTAYRDTVDNLSESEREVTGLVFALAGYLVHDVHEMLPVMLLDSLEAIDSERIAAVVDYFEEYVDHLVIALLPEDAQALSEEYTYVTEI, encoded by the coding sequence ATGTCCTCACAAGAGTCTGTGGACGAGACGCTTTCGGTCACCGCGGAAAACGTCGGCGGAATCGATCGAACTGAGGTAACTCTCCCGTCCGGGGTCGCCGTTTTGACCGGTCGAAACGCGACGAACCGGACGTCGTTTCTCCAGGCGTTGATGGCGGCGTTCGGCAGCGAGAAGCCCTCCCTGAAGGCGGACGCCGACGAAGGTAGTGTGGAGTTGCAGTTGGGATCGGAGACCTACACCCGAACGCTGACCCGGCGAAACGGTACCGTCGCGTTCGGTGGCGACCCCTACTTCGAGGACCCCGAACTCGCGGATCTGTTCGCGTTCCTGCTCGAGGACAACGAGGCCAGGCGGGCGATCCAGCGGGGCGACGACCTCCGCGAGGTGATCATGCGCCCCGTCGACACCGCCGAGATCGAACGGCAGATCGACGAACTCGAAACCGAGAAACGCGAGATCGACCAGGAAATCTCCCGGCTCGAACGGTTCGAGGAGGACCTCCCCGAACTGGAGTCGAAGAAACGGAGCCTGGAGACGGAACTGGAGGAGACACGCGAGGAACTCGCGGAAGTCGAGTCCGAACTCGAGGGGCTCGATGCCGACATCGAGGAGAGTCGCACCCGGAAAGAGGAACTCGAGGAGCTGTTTTCCGAGATCCGGGACGCCCAGTCTCGGCTCGAGGACGTCGAATTCGAGATCGAAACCGAACGGGCGACGATCCAGGAGCTTTCCGCCGAACGCGAGGAACTGCGGGCCGACACCGGGGACGCTCTCGACGACGATCGCAGCGTCGAACAGCTCGAAGGGCGGATCGAGGAACTCCGCGACAGAAAGCGGGCGCTGGACGGGACTATCGGCAAACTCCAAAGCGTCATCAGCTTCAACGAGGAGCTCCTCGAGGGGGACGACGCGACCGTCGAACGCGTCTTCCAGGCGGCGGACGCCGCCGACCGGACCGACGACGGGGCGATAACCGACGAACTGCTTTCGGCCGACACGACCGTCTGCTGGACCTGCGGTTCCGAAGTCGAGGTAGACAGGATCGATGGGACGCTCGACCGCCTCCGGGACCTGCGGAAAGACCAGCTCTCACAGCGCAACGAGCTGGAAGAGCGGATCGACGACCTCACCACCGAGCGAAAACAGCTCCGACAGCAACAGCGCCAGCAGGAACGCAACGAACGCCGCCTCGAACGGATCGAGACCGAACTGGAGTCTTCACGCGAGCGGATCGAAACGCTCGAGGAAAAGCGGGAGGCGCTCGAATCCGAAATCGAGGAACTCGAAGCACAGACCGACTCGTTCGAGGAGACCGACTACAGCGAGGTTCTCGACCGACACAGGAAGGCGAACCGGCTCGAACTCGAGGTCGGGCGGCTCGAAAACGAACTCCAGAGCGTCGTCGACGACATCCAGGAGCGCGAAAACGCAACCGACGCCCGCGAGGAGCTTTCGACCCGCCGCGAGGAGATCACAGACGACCTCGCGGATCTCCGGACCCGGGTCGACCGACTGGAGGCCGAGGCGGTCGAGTCGTTCAACGAGCACATCGACGCGATCCTGGAGATCCTGGAGTACGAGAACATCGACCGGATCTGGATCGACCGCCGCGAGGAGACTGTCCGGGAGGGCCGCCGGTCGGTCGAACGGACGGCGTTTGACCTCCACGTCGTCCGCTCTGCGGACGGCACTGCCTACCGTGACACCGTCGACAACCTCTCGGAGAGCGAGCGCGAGGTGACCGGGCTCGTCTTCGCGCTCGCGGGGTATCTCGTCCACGACGTCCACGAGATGCTTCCGGTGATGCTCCTGGATTCGCTGGAGGCGATCGATTCCGAGCGCATCGCCGCTGTCGTCGACTACTTCGAGGAGTACGTCGACCACCTCGTCATCGCGCTCCTTCCCGAGGACGCCCAGGCGCTCTCCGAGGAGTACACCTACGTGACCGAGATCTGA